From the genome of Streptomyces sp. NBC_00659, one region includes:
- a CDS encoding acetyl/propionyl/methylcrotonyl-CoA carboxylase subunit alpha, with the protein MFDTVLVANRGEIAVRVIRTLRALGVRSVAVFSDADADARHVREADTAVRIGPAPASQSYLSVERLLEAAARTGAQAVHPGYGFLAENAAFARACAEAGLVFIGPSAEAISLMGDKIRAKETVKAAGVPVVPGSSGSGLTDAELIAAAREIGVPVLLKPSAGGGGKGMRLVRDIGVLADEIAAARREARASFGDDTLLVERWVDRPRHIEIQVLADGHGNVVHLGERECSLQRRHQKIIEEAPSVLLDDATRAAMGEAAVQAARSCGYRGAGTVEFIVPGGDPSSYYFMEMNTRLQVEHPVTELVTGLDLVEWQLRVAAGEHLPYAQEDISLTGHAVEARICAEDPARGFLPSGGTVLALHEPQGDGVRTDSGLTEGTEVGSLYDPMLSKVIAYGPDRPTALRRLRAALADTVTLGVQTNAGFLRRLLAHPDVVAGDLDTGLVEREAEGLVPDGVPEEVYEAAAAVRLAALAPAGEGWTDPFSVPSGWRLGGTPKPVGFCLRVLDPVEYTPRGTHTVTADRVAVTLDGVRHTFHRAADWIGRDGDAWHVRDHDPVAASLTGAAHAGADSLTAPMPGTVTVVKVAVGDEVAAGQSLLVVEAMKMEHVISAPHAGTVSELDVTPGTTVAMDQILAVITPVEEAETA; encoded by the coding sequence ATGTTCGACACAGTGCTTGTGGCCAACCGGGGTGAGATCGCCGTACGCGTCATCCGCACCCTGCGCGCGCTCGGCGTGCGCTCGGTGGCCGTCTTCTCGGACGCGGACGCGGACGCCCGGCACGTCCGGGAGGCCGACACGGCGGTGCGGATCGGACCGGCGCCCGCGTCTCAGAGCTATCTGTCGGTGGAGCGGCTGCTGGAGGCGGCGGCCCGCACCGGCGCCCAGGCGGTGCACCCGGGGTACGGCTTCCTCGCCGAGAACGCCGCCTTCGCGCGGGCCTGCGCGGAGGCCGGGCTGGTCTTCATCGGCCCGTCCGCCGAGGCGATCTCCCTGATGGGCGACAAGATCCGCGCCAAGGAGACGGTGAAGGCGGCCGGGGTCCCGGTCGTCCCCGGCTCCTCGGGCAGCGGTCTGACGGACGCGGAGCTGATCGCGGCCGCCCGTGAGATCGGCGTCCCGGTGCTCCTGAAGCCGAGCGCGGGCGGTGGCGGCAAGGGCATGCGCCTGGTGCGGGACATCGGGGTCCTGGCCGACGAGATCGCCGCCGCCCGGCGTGAGGCGCGGGCCTCCTTCGGCGACGACACGCTTCTCGTCGAGCGCTGGGTCGACCGGCCCCGGCACATCGAGATCCAGGTCCTGGCGGACGGGCACGGCAACGTCGTGCACCTGGGCGAGCGCGAGTGCTCCCTCCAGCGCCGCCACCAGAAGATCATCGAGGAGGCGCCCAGTGTGCTCCTCGACGACGCCACCCGCGCCGCGATGGGAGAGGCGGCCGTCCAGGCGGCCCGCTCCTGCGGCTACCGGGGCGCGGGCACGGTGGAGTTCATCGTCCCCGGCGGCGACCCGTCCTCGTACTACTTCATGGAGATGAACACCCGCCTCCAGGTGGAGCACCCGGTCACCGAGCTGGTCACGGGCCTCGACCTCGTCGAGTGGCAGCTGCGGGTCGCCGCCGGCGAGCACCTGCCGTACGCGCAGGAGGACATCAGCCTCACCGGGCACGCGGTGGAGGCCCGGATCTGCGCCGAGGACCCGGCGCGCGGCTTCCTCCCCTCCGGGGGCACCGTGCTCGCGCTGCACGAGCCGCAGGGCGACGGGGTGCGCACCGACTCGGGCCTGACGGAGGGCACCGAGGTCGGCAGCCTCTACGACCCGATGCTCTCCAAGGTCATCGCGTACGGCCCCGACCGCCCGACGGCGCTGCGCCGGCTCCGGGCCGCCCTCGCCGACACGGTCACCCTGGGCGTCCAGACGAACGCGGGCTTCCTGCGCCGTCTGCTGGCCCACCCGGACGTGGTGGCCGGCGACCTGGACACCGGTCTGGTCGAGCGGGAGGCGGAGGGCCTGGTCCCGGACGGGGTGCCCGAGGAGGTGTACGAGGCGGCGGCGGCCGTCCGGCTCGCCGCCCTGGCGCCTGCGGGCGAGGGCTGGACCGACCCGTTCTCGGTGCCGAGCGGCTGGCGGCTCGGCGGCACGCCGAAGCCGGTCGGCTTCTGCCTGCGCGTCCTCGACCCCGTGGAGTACACCCCGCGCGGCACCCACACGGTCACCGCCGACCGGGTCGCGGTGACGCTCGACGGGGTGCGGCACACCTTCCACCGCGCCGCCGACTGGATCGGCCGCGACGGCGACGCCTGGCACGTGCGCGATCACGACCCGGTGGCCGCGTCGCTCACCGGAGCCGCGCACGCCGGTGCCGACTCGCTGACCGCGCCCATGCCCGGCACGGTGACCGTCGTGAAGGTCGCCGTCGGCGACGAGGTGGCCGCCGGACAGAGCCTGCTCGTGGTCGAGGCGATGAAGATGGAGCACGTCATCTCCGCGCCGCACGCCGGGACCGTCAGCGAACTGGACGTCACACCGGGCACCACCGTCGCCATGGACCAGATCCTGGCGGTCATCACCCCCGTGGAGGAGGCGGAGACGGCATGA
- a CDS encoding hydroxymethylglutaryl-CoA lyase: MSTSELGLPMAVPAQDLPARVRIYEVGARDGLQNEKATVPTEVKAEFIRRLADSGLTTIEATSFVHPRWVPQLADAEQLFPQVADLPVALPVLVPNERGLERALALGARHVAVFASATESFAKANLNRTVDESLAMFEPVVSRAKDAGRAVRGYVSMCFGDPWEGPVPVHQVVRVCKALRDMGCDELSLGDTIGVATPGHVQALLAELNEEGVPTSALGVHFHDTYGQALSNTLAALQHGVATVDASAGGLGGCPYAKSATGNLATEDLVWMLQGLGIDTGVDLGRLTATSVWMAGQLGRPSPSRTVKALGKTTQSHQE; this comes from the coding sequence ATGAGCACTTCCGAACTGGGCCTGCCGATGGCCGTACCGGCGCAGGACCTGCCCGCGCGGGTGCGGATCTACGAGGTCGGCGCGCGCGACGGGCTCCAGAACGAGAAGGCGACCGTACCGACCGAGGTGAAGGCGGAGTTCATCCGGCGCCTCGCGGACTCGGGGCTGACCACGATCGAGGCGACCAGCTTCGTCCACCCCAGGTGGGTTCCCCAACTGGCCGACGCGGAACAGCTGTTCCCGCAGGTGGCCGACCTGCCGGTGGCGCTTCCGGTGCTGGTGCCGAACGAACGCGGGCTGGAGCGGGCGCTGGCGCTCGGCGCCCGGCACGTGGCGGTCTTCGCCAGCGCGACGGAGTCCTTCGCGAAGGCCAACCTCAACCGGACGGTCGACGAGTCGCTCGCCATGTTCGAGCCGGTGGTGAGCCGCGCGAAGGACGCCGGCCGCGCGGTCCGCGGCTATGTCTCGATGTGCTTCGGCGACCCGTGGGAGGGGCCCGTCCCGGTCCATCAGGTCGTCCGCGTGTGCAAGGCGCTGAGGGACATGGGCTGTGACGAGCTGAGCCTCGGCGACACGATCGGCGTGGCGACTCCGGGCCATGTGCAGGCCCTGCTCGCCGAGCTGAACGAGGAGGGCGTGCCCACCAGCGCGCTCGGCGTGCACTTCCACGACACCTACGGCCAGGCGCTCTCCAACACCCTGGCCGCTCTCCAGCACGGCGTCGCCACCGTCGACGCCTCCGCGGGCGGCCTCGGCGGCTGCCCGTACGCGAAGTCCGCGACGGGCAACCTCGCGACGGAAGACCTCGTATGGATGCTCCAAGGCCTCGGTATCGACACCGGGGTCGACCTCGGCCGCCTCACCGCCACAAGCGTGTGGATGGCCGGACAACTGGGCCGACCCAGCCCGTCCCGCACCGTCAAAGCACTCGGTAAAACGACTCAGTCCCACCAGGAGTGA
- a CDS encoding acyl-CoA dehydrogenase family protein has protein sequence MDHRLSPELEELRRTVEAFAHDVVAPKIGDFYERHEFPYEIVREMGRMGLFGLPFPEEYGGMGGDYLALGIVLEELARVDSSVAITLEAGVSLGAMPIHLFGTEEQKREWLPRLCSGEILGAFGLTEPDGGSDAGATRTTARLDPETNEWVINGSKCFITNSGTDITGLVTVTAVTGRKPDGKPLISAIIVPSGTPGFTVAAPYSKVGWNASDTRELSFADVRVPAANLLGEEGRGYAQFLRILDEGRIAIAALATGLAQGCVDESVKYAQERHAFGRPIGANQAIQFKIADMEMKAHMARVGWRDAASRLVAGEPFKKEAAIAKLYSSTIAVDNAREATQVHGGYGFMNEYPVARMWRDSKILEIGEGTSEVQRMLIARELGLTG, from the coding sequence CTGGACCACCGTCTCTCCCCCGAACTCGAAGAACTCCGCCGTACGGTCGAGGCGTTCGCCCACGACGTCGTGGCGCCGAAGATCGGCGACTTCTACGAGCGGCACGAGTTCCCGTACGAGATCGTGCGGGAGATGGGCCGCATGGGCCTGTTCGGGCTGCCGTTCCCCGAGGAGTACGGCGGCATGGGCGGCGACTACCTCGCGCTCGGCATCGTTCTGGAGGAGCTGGCCCGGGTCGACTCCTCCGTGGCCATCACCCTGGAGGCGGGCGTCTCGCTGGGCGCCATGCCGATCCACCTCTTCGGCACCGAGGAGCAGAAGCGGGAGTGGCTCCCCCGGCTCTGCTCCGGCGAGATCCTGGGCGCCTTCGGCCTGACCGAGCCGGACGGCGGCTCGGACGCGGGCGCGACCCGTACGACGGCGCGCCTCGACCCCGAGACGAACGAGTGGGTCATCAACGGCAGCAAGTGCTTCATCACCAACTCCGGCACCGACATCACGGGCCTGGTGACGGTCACCGCGGTCACCGGCCGCAAGCCCGACGGCAAGCCGCTGATCTCGGCCATCATCGTCCCCTCCGGCACCCCGGGCTTCACGGTCGCGGCCCCGTACTCGAAGGTCGGCTGGAACGCCTCCGACACCCGTGAGCTGTCCTTCGCGGACGTGCGGGTCCCGGCGGCCAACCTGCTCGGCGAGGAGGGCCGCGGCTACGCGCAGTTCCTGCGCATCCTGGACGAGGGCCGCATCGCCATCGCGGCGCTGGCCACGGGACTCGCGCAGGGCTGTGTCGACGAGTCGGTCAAGTACGCCCAGGAGCGGCACGCGTTCGGACGCCCGATCGGCGCCAACCAGGCGATCCAGTTCAAGATCGCCGACATGGAGATGAAGGCCCACATGGCCCGCGTGGGCTGGCGCGACGCCGCGTCCCGTCTCGTGGCGGGCGAGCCCTTCAAGAAGGAGGCGGCCATCGCCAAGCTGTACTCCTCCACGATCGCCGTCGACAACGCCCGTGAGGCCACCCAGGTCCACGGCGGCTACGGCTTCATGAACGAGTACCCGGTCGCCCGCATGTGGCGCGACTCCAAGATCCTGGAGATCGGCGAGGGTACGAGCGAGGTCCAGCGGATGCTGATCGCCCGGGAGCTGGGGCTCACGGGCTGA
- a CDS encoding ABC transporter substrate-binding protein — MPNARATRLSRRGVLAAGGALGLGAVLAACGDDDASKNGGSESTKAAAKSGPWTFKDDRGTTVKLDKTPANIVAFTGVAAALFDYGVEVKGVFGPTTTKDGKADVQAGDMDVSKLTVLGNEWGQFNIEKYAGLAPDVLISTMFDTAGTLWYVPEESKDKILKLAPSVGISVYDRQMPQSLERMYALAESLGADVKSAKTVEAKKKFEAAAERLRKAAKARPEIKVLAGSASQDIFYVSGSNLSIDLEYFKALGVNIVEPSAKALKASGGWFENLSWENVDKYPADIIIMDDRSATIQPADITEATWKKLPAVKAGQVIARTPEAILSYDKCTPIIERLAEAIENAKKVA, encoded by the coding sequence ATGCCCAACGCCCGTGCCACCCGCCTCTCCCGTCGCGGCGTCCTCGCCGCCGGCGGCGCCCTCGGCCTCGGCGCCGTCCTCGCCGCCTGTGGCGACGACGACGCTTCGAAAAACGGTGGCTCGGAGTCGACGAAGGCCGCCGCGAAGTCCGGCCCGTGGACGTTCAAGGACGACCGCGGCACGACCGTGAAGCTGGACAAGACCCCGGCGAACATCGTCGCCTTCACCGGTGTCGCCGCCGCCCTGTTCGACTACGGCGTCGAGGTCAAGGGCGTCTTCGGCCCGACCACGACCAAGGACGGCAAGGCCGATGTCCAGGCCGGCGACATGGACGTCAGTAAGCTGACGGTCCTCGGCAACGAGTGGGGCCAGTTCAACATCGAGAAGTACGCGGGTCTCGCCCCCGACGTGCTGATCTCCACGATGTTCGACACCGCGGGCACCCTCTGGTACGTCCCCGAGGAGTCCAAGGACAAGATCCTCAAGCTCGCGCCGAGCGTCGGCATCTCCGTCTACGACCGTCAGATGCCGCAGTCCCTGGAGCGGATGTACGCGCTGGCCGAGTCCCTCGGCGCCGACGTGAAGTCCGCGAAGACCGTCGAGGCGAAGAAGAAGTTCGAGGCCGCCGCCGAGCGGCTGCGCAAGGCCGCCAAGGCGCGCCCGGAGATCAAGGTGCTGGCCGGCTCCGCGAGCCAGGACATCTTCTACGTCTCCGGCTCCAACCTCTCCATCGACCTGGAGTACTTCAAGGCGCTCGGCGTGAACATCGTCGAGCCCTCCGCCAAGGCCCTGAAGGCCAGTGGCGGCTGGTTCGAGAACCTGAGCTGGGAGAACGTCGACAAGTACCCGGCCGACATCATCATCATGGACGACCGCAGCGCGACCATCCAGCCGGCCGACATCACCGAGGCCACCTGGAAGAAGCTGCCCGCCGTCAAGGCCGGCCAGGTCATCGCCCGCACGCCCGAGGCGATCCTGTCGTACGACAAGTGCACCCCGATCATCGAGCGCCTCGCCGAAGCCATCGAGAACGCCAAGAAGGTCGCCTGA
- a CDS encoding siderophore-interacting protein, whose translation MTTAVAAPFRFFTLRVVRTRRLGPSLLRVTFGGPDLVDFHSDGRDQSLSLFLPHPGQSEPAVPIELGDGWWQGWRELPDDVRAVMRSYTLRELRRDPDEIDIDFALHGLEPGAAVPAGPAARWASGARAGDRVVLLGPAMADNRAIRFRPPADTDLVVLWGDETALPAASAILESLPAGLRVRAWLEVHHAADIQDLVTSADAEITWLVRDELTAGSHPSALDTLRNDRLPSARAPYAWIAGESGRVKELRRHLVGERGIDRRRVTFVGYWRQGLSEEQLREQGE comes from the coding sequence ATGACGACGGCCGTAGCCGCCCCGTTCCGTTTCTTCACCCTCCGGGTCGTACGGACGAGGCGGCTCGGCCCGTCTCTGCTCCGGGTGACCTTCGGCGGACCCGACCTGGTGGACTTCCACTCCGACGGGCGGGACCAGTCCCTGTCGCTGTTCCTCCCGCACCCCGGCCAGAGCGAGCCGGCCGTGCCGATCGAACTCGGCGACGGCTGGTGGCAGGGCTGGCGCGAACTGCCCGACGACGTACGGGCGGTGATGCGCTCGTACACCCTGCGCGAACTGCGCCGCGATCCCGACGAGATCGACATCGACTTCGCGCTGCACGGCCTGGAGCCGGGTGCGGCCGTCCCCGCCGGGCCCGCCGCGCGCTGGGCGTCCGGCGCGCGGGCCGGTGACCGTGTCGTGCTGCTCGGGCCCGCCATGGCGGACAACCGGGCCATCCGCTTCAGGCCGCCCGCGGACACCGACCTGGTGGTCCTGTGGGGCGACGAGACGGCCCTTCCCGCCGCCTCGGCCATCCTCGAATCGCTGCCGGCGGGGCTGCGTGTCCGCGCCTGGCTGGAGGTCCACCACGCCGCCGACATCCAGGATCTGGTGACCTCGGCCGACGCCGAGATCACCTGGCTCGTACGGGACGAACTCACCGCCGGGAGTCACCCGTCGGCTCTCGACACGCTGCGGAACGACCGACTCCCGTCGGCCCGGGCCCCGTACGCCTGGATCGCGGGTGAGTCCGGCCGCGTGAAGGAGCTGCGCCGCCATCTCGTGGGCGAGCGCGGCATCGACCGCAGGCGGGTCACCTTCGTGGGCTACTGGCGGCAGGGCCTGAGCGAGGAACAACTGCGGGAGCAGGGCGAGTAG
- the desA gene encoding lysine decarboxylase DesA: MRSHLLNDTTADRYRRSVTEGVERVAARLATTDRPFTGVTVDDLAPRIERIDLDKPLHDTTAVLDELEEVYLQDAIYFHHPRYLAHLNCPVVIPAVLGEAVLSAVNSSLDTWDQSAGGTLIERKLIDWTNERIGLGPAADGVFTSGGSQSNLQALLLAREEAKPGGEGWEGWEGEGTRADLGRLRIFASEASHFSVKKSAKLLGLAPDAVVSIPVDHDKRMQTVALAHELERCRQDGLVPMAVVATAGTTDFGSIDPLPEIAELCSQFGAWMHVDAAYGCGLLTSLKNRDRIDGIERADSVTVDYHKSFFQPVSSSAVLVRDATTLRHATYHAEYLNPRRMVQERIPNQVDKSLQTTRRFDALKLWMTLRVMGADGIGELFDEVCDLAAEGWKLLAADPRFDVVVQPSLSTLVYRYIPAAVTDPAEIDRANLYARKALFASGDAVVAGTKVGGRHYLKFTLLNPETTTDDITAVLDLIAGHAEQYLGESLDRAC; encoded by the coding sequence ATGCGCTCGCACCTGCTCAATGACACCACCGCGGACCGGTACCGCCGTTCCGTGACCGAAGGGGTCGAGCGGGTGGCGGCCAGACTCGCCACCACCGACCGCCCGTTCACGGGTGTCACGGTCGACGACCTCGCTCCCCGCATCGAGCGGATCGACCTCGACAAGCCCCTGCACGACACCACGGCCGTCCTCGACGAGCTGGAAGAGGTCTACCTCCAGGACGCGATCTACTTCCACCACCCCCGCTACCTCGCCCACCTCAACTGCCCGGTCGTCATCCCGGCCGTGCTCGGCGAGGCCGTCCTGTCCGCCGTCAACTCCTCACTGGACACCTGGGACCAGTCGGCCGGCGGCACCCTCATCGAGCGCAAGCTCATCGACTGGACGAACGAGCGGATCGGCCTCGGACCGGCCGCCGACGGCGTGTTCACCAGCGGCGGCAGTCAGTCCAACCTCCAGGCCCTGCTGCTGGCCCGCGAGGAGGCCAAGCCCGGCGGGGAGGGCTGGGAGGGCTGGGAGGGCGAGGGAACGAGGGCCGACCTCGGCAGGCTGCGGATCTTCGCCTCCGAGGCCAGCCACTTCAGCGTGAAGAAATCGGCCAAACTCCTCGGCCTCGCCCCCGACGCCGTCGTCTCGATCCCCGTCGACCACGACAAGCGCATGCAGACCGTCGCCCTCGCCCACGAGCTGGAGCGCTGCCGGCAGGACGGCCTCGTCCCCATGGCCGTCGTCGCCACCGCGGGCACCACCGACTTCGGCTCCATCGATCCGCTGCCCGAAATCGCGGAGCTGTGCTCCCAGTTCGGCGCCTGGATGCACGTGGACGCGGCCTACGGCTGCGGACTGCTCACCTCACTGAAGAACCGGGACCGGATCGACGGCATCGAACGGGCCGACTCCGTCACCGTCGACTACCACAAGTCCTTCTTCCAGCCCGTGAGTTCCTCGGCCGTACTGGTTCGCGACGCCACGACCCTGCGCCACGCGACCTACCACGCGGAGTACCTCAACCCGCGTCGCATGGTCCAGGAGCGCATCCCCAACCAGGTCGACAAGTCCCTCCAGACCACCCGCCGCTTCGACGCGCTGAAGCTGTGGATGACGCTGCGCGTCATGGGCGCCGACGGCATCGGCGAACTCTTCGACGAGGTCTGCGACCTGGCCGCCGAGGGCTGGAAACTGCTCGCCGCCGACCCGCGCTTCGACGTCGTCGTGCAGCCGTCGCTCTCCACCCTCGTCTACCGGTACATCCCGGCCGCCGTCACCGACCCGGCCGAGATCGACCGCGCCAACCTCTATGCCCGCAAGGCCCTGTTCGCCTCCGGTGACGCCGTCGTCGCGGGCACCAAGGTCGGCGGACGCCACTACCTGAAGTTCACGTTGCTCAACCCCGAGACCACGACGGACGACATCACCGCCGTCCTCGACCTGATCGCCGGCCACGCCGAGCAGTACCTGGGAGAGTCCCTTGACCGCGCTTGCTGA
- a CDS encoding lysine N(6)-hydroxylase/L-ornithine N(5)-oxygenase family protein has product MTALAESTDTTYDFVGIGLGPFNLGLACLTEPIAELSGVFLESKPHFEWHSGMFLEGAHLQTPFMSDLVTLADPTSPYSFLNYLKESGRLYAFYIRENFYPLRVEYDDYCRWAAAKLSSIRFSTTVAEVTYEDEVYTVRTEAGELFRARHLVLGTGTSPHVPDSCADLGGDFIHNSRYTQHKQELQAKDSITLVGSGQSAAEIFYDLLGEIDVHGYRLNWVTRSPRFFPLEYTKLTLEMTSPEYIDYFHALPEPTRYRLQSEQKGLFKGIDGELINEIFDLLYQKNLGGPVPARLLTNSSLESARYDQGTYTLGFRQQEQGKDYELSSAGLVLATGYRYAEPAFLAPVRDRLRYDTQGNFDVARNYAIDTTGRGIFLQNAGVHTHSVTSPDLGMGPYRNASIIRELLGTEYYPVEKTIAFQEFAI; this is encoded by the coding sequence TTGACCGCGCTTGCTGAATCCACGGACACCACCTACGACTTCGTAGGCATCGGGCTCGGGCCCTTCAACCTCGGGCTCGCCTGCCTCACCGAGCCGATCGCCGAACTCAGTGGCGTCTTCCTGGAGTCGAAGCCCCACTTCGAGTGGCACTCCGGCATGTTCCTGGAGGGCGCGCACCTGCAGACCCCGTTCATGTCGGACCTGGTCACCCTCGCCGACCCGACCTCCCCGTACTCCTTCCTCAACTACCTGAAGGAATCGGGCCGTCTGTACGCGTTCTACATCCGCGAGAACTTCTACCCGCTGCGGGTCGAGTACGACGACTACTGCCGCTGGGCCGCGGCCAAGCTGAGCAGCATCCGCTTCTCCACGACGGTCGCGGAGGTGACGTACGAGGACGAGGTGTACACCGTGCGGACCGAGGCCGGCGAGCTGTTCCGCGCCCGCCACCTGGTCCTCGGCACCGGCACCTCGCCCCATGTCCCGGACTCCTGCGCGGACCTCGGCGGCGACTTCATCCACAACTCCCGCTACACGCAGCACAAGCAAGAGCTCCAGGCCAAGGACTCGATCACCCTGGTCGGCAGCGGCCAGTCCGCCGCCGAGATCTTCTACGACCTGCTCGGCGAGATCGACGTCCACGGCTACCGGCTGAACTGGGTCACCCGCTCGCCGCGCTTCTTCCCCCTCGAATACACCAAGCTCACCCTGGAGATGACCTCCCCGGAGTACATCGACTACTTCCACGCGCTGCCCGAGCCGACCCGCTACCGCCTCCAGTCGGAGCAGAAGGGCCTGTTCAAGGGCATCGACGGCGAGCTGATCAACGAGATCTTCGACCTGCTCTACCAGAAGAACCTCGGCGGCCCGGTTCCCGCCCGGCTCCTCACCAACTCCTCACTGGAGAGCGCACGGTACGACCAGGGCACGTACACCCTCGGGTTCCGCCAGCAGGAGCAGGGCAAGGACTACGAACTGAGCTCGGCGGGCCTGGTACTGGCCACCGGCTACCGCTACGCCGAGCCCGCGTTCCTCGCACCGGTCCGCGACCGGCTCCGCTACGACACCCAGGGCAACTTCGACGTGGCCCGCAACTACGCCATCGACACCACCGGGCGCGGGATCTTCCTGCAGAACGCGGGCGTCCACACCCACTCGGTCACCTCGCCGGACCTCGGCATGGGCCCGTACCGCAACGCGTCCATCATCCGTGAGCTGCTCGGCACCGAGTACTACCCGGTCGAGAAGACCATCGCGTTCCAGGAGTTCGCCATATGA
- a CDS encoding GNAT family N-acetyltransferase, which produces MTTSTSTSTAVGTFTVRPLDPVEDAPVLHRWVTHPKSAFWMMQEAKLHDVEREYMAIVASDHHDAFLGLLDGEPVFLMERYDPRYVELVGLYEPQPGDVGMHFLVAPSDTPVHGFTRAVITTVMEHLFADPATERVVVEPDVNNTAVHALNEAVGFVPVREIQKPEKKALLSFCTREQFTKAVTA; this is translated from the coding sequence ATGACCACCTCCACCTCCACCTCCACCGCCGTCGGCACCTTCACCGTCCGCCCCCTCGACCCCGTCGAGGACGCGCCGGTTCTGCACCGGTGGGTGACCCACCCCAAGTCCGCCTTCTGGATGATGCAGGAGGCGAAACTGCACGACGTGGAACGCGAGTACATGGCCATCGTGGCCAGTGACCACCACGACGCCTTCCTCGGTCTCCTGGACGGCGAGCCCGTCTTCCTGATGGAGCGCTACGACCCCCGGTACGTCGAACTCGTCGGCCTGTACGAGCCGCAGCCGGGCGATGTCGGCATGCACTTCCTGGTCGCCCCGAGCGACACCCCCGTGCACGGCTTCACCCGGGCCGTGATCACCACGGTGATGGAGCACCTCTTCGCCGACCCGGCGACCGAGCGCGTCGTCGTCGAACCCGATGTGAACAACACGGCCGTGCACGCCCTCAACGAGGCCGTCGGCTTCGTGCCCGTGCGGGAGATCCAGAAGCCGGAGAAGAAGGCCCTGCTGAGCTTCTGCACCCGCGAGCAGTTCACGAAGGCGGTGACGGCATGA